Proteins encoded within one genomic window of Cytophagales bacterium:
- a CDS encoding peptidase domain-containing ABC transporter, translated as MKKAALIKQRDITDCGASCLASIAGYYDLKLPVSRIRQIAGTDQKGTNIYGMVEAAEKMGFSAKGVKGDLEALMELPTPVIAHVVKREIIQHYVVIYGISKTNGLKVMDPETGKIEIYAIETFQNIWSGVLVLLTPSEKFEKGNQKISINSRFWFLLKPHKAVLIQSIVGATFFTLIGLTTAIYVQKIVDFVIPTGNSGLLNVMSAAMLGLLVVQVLLRVYKSIFIFKTGQSIDAKLILGYYKHILSLPQRFFDTMRVGEIMSRIGDAVKIRTFINEVGITILINVFVVLFSFCLLFTYYWKLALMVLVIIPLYIVSYLISNQLNKKVERRVMEHAAELEAQLVESLNSVKTIKSFGMEDYTNLKTESRFINLLTSVYTSGMNGVFTGNATFVISRTFTISMLWLGSYHVLNQTITPGELMSFYAIIGYFTGPISSLIGANKSFQNARIAADRLFEIMDLENDDAENRINITSAEIGDIIFEGVTFNYGTRVNVFESLNLVIKKGQLTAVVGKSGSGKSTLAGIIKQLYPIDEGKVSIGNYDLATVSKDSINRIIGIVPQQVDLFAGTVIENIALGKFDADTKKIMRLAEEIGAMEFIHELPGGLNSLLGENGINLSGGQRQRLAILRALYNEPDILIFDEATSALDHGAENLVINTMTKLRNSGKMVIAITHRSYAAEMADQVIYMEKGKIVGIGSHNNLLSKSETYKSHWHHAQKMIEN; from the coding sequence ATGAAGAAAGCAGCACTGATAAAACAGCGAGATATTACAGATTGTGGAGCTTCGTGCCTTGCTTCTATAGCCGGATACTATGACTTAAAACTTCCGGTTTCCCGAATCAGACAAATTGCAGGAACCGACCAGAAGGGTACCAATATCTATGGAATGGTAGAAGCTGCAGAAAAAATGGGCTTCTCCGCCAAGGGTGTTAAGGGTGATCTAGAAGCACTCATGGAATTACCAACGCCAGTAATTGCACATGTAGTGAAGAGAGAAATAATCCAGCACTATGTGGTCATTTACGGAATTTCAAAAACGAATGGCCTAAAAGTAATGGACCCTGAGACCGGCAAAATAGAAATTTACGCCATTGAGACGTTTCAAAACATTTGGTCAGGAGTACTTGTACTGTTAACTCCTAGCGAAAAGTTTGAAAAGGGAAATCAAAAGATTTCAATCAATAGTAGGTTTTGGTTCTTGTTGAAACCGCATAAAGCTGTCTTGATTCAATCTATCGTTGGAGCCACTTTCTTTACTCTAATTGGACTGACAACCGCCATATATGTTCAGAAAATTGTAGACTTTGTTATCCCTACTGGCAATTCTGGACTGTTGAACGTAATGAGTGCCGCTATGCTTGGATTGTTGGTAGTACAAGTCTTGCTGCGGGTCTACAAGTCTATTTTCATATTCAAAACAGGCCAGAGCATCGATGCTAAACTGATCCTTGGATATTACAAGCATATTTTATCTCTACCTCAGCGTTTTTTTGACACCATGAGGGTTGGAGAGATCATGAGCCGAATTGGTGATGCGGTAAAAATCAGAACCTTCATTAACGAAGTAGGAATTACCATATTAATCAACGTGTTCGTTGTTCTATTCTCTTTTTGTTTGTTATTCACATACTACTGGAAATTGGCCTTAATGGTCCTGGTGATCATACCCCTGTATATTGTGAGTTACTTGATATCCAACCAACTAAATAAGAAGGTGGAACGGCGAGTAATGGAACATGCAGCTGAACTAGAAGCCCAGCTCGTAGAGTCTTTAAATAGCGTGAAGACAATTAAGTCTTTTGGAATGGAAGACTATACCAATTTAAAGACTGAATCAAGATTTATCAATCTATTAACCTCAGTATATACCTCGGGCATGAATGGTGTTTTTACTGGAAACGCAACATTCGTAATATCAAGAACATTTACAATTTCAATGTTATGGCTAGGTTCTTATCACGTCTTGAATCAAACCATTACCCCTGGTGAATTGATGTCATTTTATGCTATCATCGGTTATTTCACTGGACCAATAAGTTCTCTAATTGGTGCAAACAAGTCTTTTCAGAATGCAAGAATTGCAGCTGACAGACTCTTCGAGATCATGGATTTAGAAAATGATGATGCAGAAAACCGGATTAATATCACATCTGCAGAGATTGGCGATATAATATTTGAAGGAGTGACTTTCAATTATGGCACCAGAGTGAATGTTTTTGAAAGCCTGAATCTTGTGATCAAGAAAGGTCAATTAACTGCTGTAGTCGGAAAAAGTGGTTCTGGTAAATCTACTCTAGCTGGTATCATCAAGCAGCTTTATCCAATTGATGAGGGAAAAGTATCAATAGGTAATTATGATTTAGCCACGGTCAGTAAGGATAGCATCAATAGAATTATAGGGATAGTTCCACAGCAAGTTGACTTATTCGCCGGAACTGTCATTGAAAATATTGCCCTTGGAAAGTTTGATGCCGATACCAAAAAGATCATGAGACTAGCTGAGGAAATAGGAGCAATGGAATTTATCCATGAACTTCCTGGTGGATTGAACAGCTTACTTGGAGAAAATGGAATCAATTTATCGGGTGGTCAAAGACAAAGATTGGCGATTCTACGAGCACTTTATAATGAGCCGGACATTCTCATATTTGACGAAGCTACATCCGCCCTGGATCACGGAGCAGAAAATTTGGTAATCAATACCATGACTAAACTGAGAAATTCGGGGAAGATGGTTATTGCCATTACTCACCGTTCTTATGCCGCGGAAATGGCAGATCAAGTGATTTATATGGAAAAAGGAAAGATTGTTGGAATTGGGAGTCACAATAATTTGCTATCCAAGAGTGAAACCTACAAGAGTCATTGGCATCATGCGCAAAAAATGATAGAAAATTAA
- a CDS encoding helix-turn-helix transcriptional regulator yields MTIILPNDRDKFLNKKTPVNYFSKNLKRLREENGYTQGAFATLLGLTRSNINSYESGNYPKLETFIRIMDHFNLDPSKFVNLDMEKASVQRSDQEGDGDRGAVIDLFFQGDLNKTDQFQYLDEYSEKDLKELLIESLLAKQILVKENMRLKELNIKTSSKNGDLSEKYIALLEQSKSED; encoded by the coding sequence ATGACAATAATATTGCCCAATGATAGGGATAAATTCCTGAATAAAAAAACTCCGGTGAATTATTTCAGTAAGAACCTCAAAAGGCTTCGAGAGGAAAATGGATATACACAGGGTGCATTCGCTACCTTACTTGGCTTGACCAGAAGTAACATTAACTCCTATGAATCAGGCAATTATCCAAAACTGGAAACATTCATTCGGATCATGGATCATTTTAACCTCGATCCGAGCAAGTTTGTCAATCTAGATATGGAGAAAGCCTCAGTTCAGAGGTCTGACCAAGAAGGTGATGGTGACAGAGGTGCGGTCATTGACTTATTCTTTCAAGGTGATCTTAACAAAACCGATCAATTTCAATACCTTGATGAATATTCAGAGAAGGATTTAAAGGAGCTTCTGATTGAATCTCTTCTCGCGAAGCAGATACTGGTAAAAGAAAACATGCGATTGAAAGAATTGAACATCAAAACTTCGTCCAAAAATGGGGATCTTTCAGAAAAGTACATTGCGTTATTGGAACAATCAAAATCAGAAGATTGA
- a CDS encoding HTH domain-containing protein yields MINHFLEQARKLKRFQKLLENERTGSPSELGEKIGVSRTQIYNMIDQLRSKGACITYDRSAKTYRLDGKYPLKIQIEELSEEEYKNISGGDYGKITSVLSIVRSKIIFGGNCFIKNLNYEIEF; encoded by the coding sequence ATGATCAATCATTTTTTAGAACAGGCCAGAAAGCTTAAGCGGTTTCAAAAACTATTGGAAAATGAGAGAACAGGCTCCCCCTCAGAGCTAGGAGAAAAAATTGGAGTCAGCAGAACTCAGATCTATAATATGATTGATCAATTAAGATCAAAAGGGGCTTGTATCACTTATGATAGAAGTGCTAAAACCTACAGGTTAGATGGAAAATACCCGTTAAAAATTCAGATTGAAGAGCTTTCTGAGGAAGAGTACAAGAACATTTCAGGAGGGGATTATGGGAAAATCACTTCCGTACTTTCTATTGTACGGAGCAAAATTATCTTCGGAGGAAATTGTTTCATTAAAAACCTTAATTATGAAATTGAATTCTAA
- a CDS encoding HlyD family efflux transporter periplasmic adaptor subunit, whose translation MKQLFPKEFIERTIEHYTFRISTKNSVIYWIILASLGVVIVLLPLVKIEVTQRSRGSISTTSDRHEIRGSASGMVSKSFLVENVNVNKGDTLLVFDQTHLNIEKNELLEQKRQKIEFLKDLSILLSTENLNDHKALRSSLYQVQFLKFTSALERLALDVRNAERRLRRQELLFEKKVIPEIEYENYLDAFKESQAELTLLKRQWSNNWQEEVIQNKDKLRQIDLRLNQLEIERSRYVIIAANSGELQNVQNTSVGQNLMEGQFLAELSFRDDLHVTCWITPGSIGLLHKGMEGKFSIDAYDHHEWGFVNGVIEHISESAYNINQQSLFKVECSLEKDNMTLSNGYIGYLKKGMSLEGHFKITDRSIWNLLQDEVEDWLDPRTQSI comes from the coding sequence ATGAAACAGCTCTTTCCAAAGGAATTCATTGAAAGGACAATTGAACATTACACCTTTCGAATCTCTACCAAAAACTCAGTCATTTATTGGATTATACTAGCTTCTCTGGGTGTAGTTATAGTGTTGTTACCTCTTGTGAAAATTGAGGTAACACAGAGGTCACGGGGTTCAATATCAACCACTTCAGATCGACACGAAATTCGTGGATCTGCATCTGGTATGGTTTCAAAATCCTTTTTAGTTGAGAATGTTAACGTCAATAAAGGCGATACACTGTTGGTTTTTGATCAAACCCATTTGAATATTGAAAAAAATGAACTGCTTGAACAGAAACGTCAGAAAATCGAATTTCTAAAAGACTTAAGCATCCTACTCTCAACTGAAAACTTGAATGATCATAAAGCACTCAGGTCTTCATTATATCAGGTGCAATTCTTGAAGTTTACAAGCGCTTTAGAAAGGTTAGCATTAGATGTAAGGAATGCAGAAAGAAGGCTCCGAAGACAGGAATTACTTTTTGAGAAAAAGGTGATCCCTGAAATAGAATATGAAAATTATTTAGATGCATTTAAGGAGAGTCAGGCAGAACTTACGCTTCTTAAGCGACAGTGGAGCAACAACTGGCAAGAAGAGGTAATTCAGAATAAAGATAAATTAAGACAGATCGATCTAAGATTGAATCAGCTTGAGATTGAACGATCCAGATATGTGATTATCGCTGCCAATTCAGGGGAGTTACAAAATGTACAAAACACTAGTGTGGGGCAAAATTTAATGGAAGGGCAATTTTTAGCTGAACTATCATTTCGGGATGACCTACATGTAACATGCTGGATTACTCCTGGTAGTATAGGTCTGCTACATAAAGGGATGGAAGGCAAATTCAGTATTGATGCCTATGATCATCATGAATGGGGTTTTGTGAATGGAGTCATTGAACATATCTCTGAAAGTGCTTATAACATTAATCAACAATCACTTTTCAAGGTTGAGTGCTCACTAGAAAAAGATAACATGACATTGAGTAACGGCTATATCGGTTATTTAAAAAAGGGCATGTCACTTGAAGGTCACTTCAAGATTACTGATAGAAGCATTTGGAATCTATTACAAGATGAAGTTGAGGATTGGCTGGATCCTAGGACGCAGAGCATATGA
- a CDS encoding tetratricopeptide repeat protein: MEKIILYSIGTLICLLLPSSTITAQNFALLQEKVAGIKETDPKAAITLIESAINENNYSYGERAELFYSIGDINHSFLGEVEKALLSFYNALRFFRLANNSLREHQTLVYLAILFQESNHYKYAIEYYTDAINIPGLDSAKIRYALYNLADAYRLDKQHQKALDILLDLDDYYTSVGKTKWLLLCKSNIGHTYFRDEQYEASKNAYNEVLAIIDTTSDYRNLGSKSINSLGILQLRLGNFSQSEELLLQGLELKRQKNASNHSLIVSYINLGQLYIKTSKPNIAVNYFTLASDLDPNSVNYEYFFEALNELTNIAKSNDNKDLVIEYKDRIIELQKPLVAKSKRLEIFHDQYIAERAKYLHEKITLKDQLITSQNRSILGGTFLIGLLIIVLIFFVIQNRKLRDQNDLMPSLRMKDKLLNYIKSTYGINLEVAEEALRKKGRQAPD, translated from the coding sequence ATGGAAAAGATAATTCTATATTCTATTGGTACACTTATATGCCTTTTATTACCGTCTTCTACTATTACTGCTCAGAATTTTGCTCTGCTCCAAGAGAAAGTAGCTGGAATTAAAGAAACTGACCCCAAAGCAGCAATTACATTAATTGAATCCGCTATTAATGAAAATAATTATAGCTACGGTGAGAGAGCTGAACTGTTTTATTCAATAGGAGATATAAATCATTCTTTTCTTGGAGAGGTTGAAAAGGCTTTATTGTCTTTTTATAATGCTCTGCGCTTTTTCCGGCTTGCCAACAATTCACTTCGTGAACATCAAACGCTTGTCTACTTAGCGATTCTTTTTCAAGAATCTAATCACTATAAATACGCTATAGAATATTATACTGACGCTATTAATATTCCAGGTTTGGATTCTGCAAAAATCCGATATGCTCTATATAACCTGGCTGATGCTTATCGTCTGGACAAGCAGCATCAAAAAGCCCTAGACATTTTACTCGACCTTGATGATTACTACACTTCTGTAGGCAAAACCAAATGGTTGCTATTGTGTAAATCAAATATTGGCCACACTTATTTTCGAGATGAACAATATGAGGCATCCAAAAATGCCTACAATGAAGTTTTGGCTATCATCGATACCACTTCAGATTACCGAAACCTCGGGAGTAAGTCCATAAATAGTCTTGGTATACTTCAATTAAGACTAGGCAATTTTTCTCAATCAGAAGAATTGCTTCTACAAGGATTAGAATTAAAACGCCAAAAAAATGCATCGAACCATTCCTTAATCGTTAGTTACATTAATCTCGGGCAGTTGTATATCAAAACTTCAAAACCTAATATAGCAGTGAATTATTTCACTTTAGCTTCAGATTTAGATCCTAATTCTGTCAACTATGAATACTTCTTTGAGGCTCTTAATGAACTTACAAACATTGCTAAGTCCAATGACAATAAAGATTTAGTCATTGAATATAAAGATCGGATTATTGAGCTTCAGAAACCACTAGTGGCCAAGTCAAAAAGGCTAGAAATTTTTCATGATCAATACATTGCTGAAAGGGCCAAGTATCTGCATGAGAAAATCACTTTAAAGGATCAATTGATAACTTCTCAAAATCGCAGCATTCTAGGAGGAACCTTTCTTATTGGCCTATTGATAATCGTTTTGATCTTTTTTGTTATTCAAAACAGAAAACTAAGGGATCAAAATGATTTGATGCCATCGCTTAGAATGAAGGACAAGCTTCTAAATTACATAAAGAGTACCTACGGCATCAATTTAGAGGTAGCCGAAGAAGCGTTAAGAAAGAAAGGGAGACAAGCTCCAGATTAG
- a CDS encoding retropepsin-like aspartic protease → MKRKRLIKGTLIATGLILMGLCSFYFQVKTNIPSIKNVSVIVVLSGIWGYVTVTTLFLLQIPLRKYLKSFSIFLEFPAALACFYFGWFIFPLALYKVWKDTIISNKYLNYAFLSGLGVSLLWTFFLGATVFGFFFSQQGNPQHINSVQTYELPIEYTNSSHLKVWCEIEGKSYPFILDTGASNIIFMDADDPLHKQAGVGLKWFSVGLDATSHLFFTWIYEVEEFKMSGLTFNNFKFDGVRFKPNHCDSDIKGIIGKDLMKHFTWYFNSSDRRIVIANNIESLSLDQVFDTLNVSINRNSHHIRLRLKVDNSVKEPFILDTGYNGGIGLSANPESIGGEDKVRVIGSAGRSLSNKSDELHRYKIPLVKTSEENFVLARNVAGYISPGRANLLGNKVLKRWDYVLDYQNKQVLIRKDSSRSISMNPRGYGLTYDISDSMDVLISSVDEDVYISSGIEPGWKVSALNDHEINADNYCELVSAAFRKDSIKITFIEHPEAISLKKRYLFNSY, encoded by the coding sequence TTGAAAAGAAAAAGACTAATTAAAGGAACATTGATTGCCACAGGATTGATTCTTATGGGGTTATGTTCTTTCTATTTTCAAGTAAAAACTAATATCCCATCTATTAAAAATGTCTCAGTAATTGTTGTTTTATCTGGGATATGGGGCTACGTCACAGTAACAACTTTATTTCTATTGCAGATCCCATTAAGAAAGTATTTGAAAAGTTTTTCAATCTTTCTGGAATTCCCTGCTGCGCTGGCTTGCTTCTACTTCGGATGGTTCATTTTTCCCCTTGCCTTGTATAAGGTTTGGAAGGATACAATAATCAGCAACAAATACTTGAACTATGCTTTTCTATCTGGGTTAGGAGTATCGTTACTGTGGACTTTTTTCCTGGGAGCTACAGTATTTGGGTTCTTCTTTTCACAACAAGGTAATCCTCAACATATTAACAGTGTTCAGACCTATGAATTACCAATTGAATATACAAACAGTAGCCACCTTAAAGTATGGTGTGAGATAGAAGGAAAATCTTACCCTTTTATCCTAGATACAGGAGCAAGTAACATCATTTTCATGGATGCTGATGATCCCCTTCATAAACAAGCTGGCGTGGGCCTGAAATGGTTTTCTGTGGGGCTTGACGCTACATCTCACTTGTTTTTCACCTGGATATATGAAGTCGAAGAATTTAAGATGTCAGGATTAACTTTTAACAATTTCAAATTTGATGGAGTAAGGTTTAAGCCCAATCACTGCGATTCCGATATAAAGGGGATTATTGGAAAAGACTTAATGAAGCATTTCACATGGTATTTTAATTCCAGTGATAGACGTATTGTAATCGCAAACAACATTGAGTCTTTAAGCTTGGATCAGGTATTTGATACCCTAAATGTGAGTATAAACAGGAATAGCCATCACATTAGACTAAGGCTAAAAGTGGATAATAGCGTAAAAGAGCCTTTTATATTAGATACAGGTTACAATGGAGGAATTGGACTTTCCGCAAATCCAGAATCTATTGGCGGAGAAGATAAAGTAAGAGTTATTGGAAGTGCTGGAAGGAGTCTCAGCAACAAATCAGATGAATTGCACAGATACAAGATTCCCTTGGTTAAAACCTCAGAGGAAAATTTCGTATTAGCGCGGAATGTCGCAGGGTATATATCACCTGGTAGAGCAAATTTACTCGGAAACAAAGTTTTGAAGCGGTGGGACTATGTGTTGGATTATCAGAATAAACAAGTTCTCATCAGAAAAGACAGCAGCAGGTCCATATCCATGAATCCCAGAGGTTACGGGTTAACATATGATATAAGTGACTCAATGGACGTGTTAATATCTAGTGTGGATGAAGATGTCTATATATCATCAGGTATCGAACCAGGATGGAAAGTCTCAGCCCTGAATGATCATGAAATCAACGCCGATAACTATTGCGAATTGGTAAGTGCCGCGTTCAGAAAGGACTCAATAAAAATCACATTCATAGAACACCCAGAAGCCATTTCCTTAAAAAAGAGATACTTGTTCAATAGCTATTAG